A window from Labrus mixtus chromosome 14, fLabMix1.1, whole genome shotgun sequence encodes these proteins:
- the cxxc5a gene encoding CXXC-type zinc finger protein 5 isoform X1 encodes MSSEPSEGGRTDDQERSSSKHHSPAIERRNRSGIISEPLSKSLKNSRTLSQYTAVSSANTNGHTNNNEAKSHSAKPQPAPQPQPTVSALTAAKLDRTLEQVLEGQNGLLHFAQAAALLKRAGMEHMLLPGGMGVGVGGGDAGSGASDLEGTSVTDAVGGPIDFPYGVGGGFPFNPGLFIMTPAGVFLADSALHMAGLAEYPAQSELASAINSGKKKRKRCGMCPPCRRRINCEQCSSCRNRKTGHQICKFRKCEELKKKPSAALEKVMLPTGAAFRWFQ; translated from the coding sequence ATGTCTAGCGAGCCGTCGGAGGGGGGTCGGACAGATGACCAGGAGCGGAGTAGCAGCAAACACCACTCTCCTGCCATAGAACGCAGGAACCGCAGCGGCATCATCAGTGAGCCCCTCAGTAAGAGCCTTAAGAACTCACGCACCCTCTCCCAGTACACAGCCGTCTCCTCGGCCAACACCAACGGACACACAAACAATAATGAGGCGAAGAGTCACTCGGCCAAGCCTCAGCCCGCCCCGCAGCCCCAGCCAACCGTCTCTGCACTGACAGCAGCCAAGTTGGACCGAACCCTTGAACAGGTTCTGGAGGGACAGAACGGCCTGCTGCACTTTGCTCAGGCGGCAGCGTTGTTGAAGCGGGCTGGTATGGAGCACATGCTCCTTCCCGGGGGCATGGGAGTAGGAGTTGGCGGAGGAGACGCAGGCTCGGGGGCTAGCGACTTGGAGGGTACGTCTGTCACGGACGCCGTAGGTGGTCCCATTGACTTCCCATATGGAGTAGGGGGTGGTTTCCCTTTCAACCCGGGTCTTTTCATCATGACGCCGGCCGGAGTGTTTCTGGCGGACAGCGCACTGCACATGGCCGGCCTGGCCGAGTACCCGGCACAGAGCGAGCTGGCCTCCGCTATCAACTCCGGGAAAAAGAAGCGAAAACGTTGCGGCATGTGCCCACCTTGTCGACGGCGGATTAACTGCGAGCAATGCAGCAGCTGCCGGAATCGCAAGACGGGCCATCAGATCTGCAAGTTCCGCAAATGTGAGGAACTGAAGAAGAAGCCCTCTGCTGCTCTGGAG
- the cxxc5a gene encoding CXXC-type zinc finger protein 5 isoform X4, whose protein sequence is MSSEPSEGGRTDDQERSSSKHHSPAIERRNRSGIISEPLSKSLKNSRTLSQYTAVSSANTNGHTNNNEAKSHSAKPQPAPQPQPTVSALTAAKLDRTLEQVLEGQNGLLHFAQAAALLKRAGMEHMLLPGGMGVGVGGGDAGSGASDLEGTSVTDAVGGPIDFPYGVGGGFPFNPGLFIMTPAGVFLADSALHMAGLAEYPAQSELASAINSGKKKRKRCGMCPPCRRRINCEQCSSCRNRKTGHQICKFRKCEELKKKPSAALEVRWR, encoded by the coding sequence ATGTCTAGCGAGCCGTCGGAGGGGGGTCGGACAGATGACCAGGAGCGGAGTAGCAGCAAACACCACTCTCCTGCCATAGAACGCAGGAACCGCAGCGGCATCATCAGTGAGCCCCTCAGTAAGAGCCTTAAGAACTCACGCACCCTCTCCCAGTACACAGCCGTCTCCTCGGCCAACACCAACGGACACACAAACAATAATGAGGCGAAGAGTCACTCGGCCAAGCCTCAGCCCGCCCCGCAGCCCCAGCCAACCGTCTCTGCACTGACAGCAGCCAAGTTGGACCGAACCCTTGAACAGGTTCTGGAGGGACAGAACGGCCTGCTGCACTTTGCTCAGGCGGCAGCGTTGTTGAAGCGGGCTGGTATGGAGCACATGCTCCTTCCCGGGGGCATGGGAGTAGGAGTTGGCGGAGGAGACGCAGGCTCGGGGGCTAGCGACTTGGAGGGTACGTCTGTCACGGACGCCGTAGGTGGTCCCATTGACTTCCCATATGGAGTAGGGGGTGGTTTCCCTTTCAACCCGGGTCTTTTCATCATGACGCCGGCCGGAGTGTTTCTGGCGGACAGCGCACTGCACATGGCCGGCCTGGCCGAGTACCCGGCACAGAGCGAGCTGGCCTCCGCTATCAACTCCGGGAAAAAGAAGCGAAAACGTTGCGGCATGTGCCCACCTTGTCGACGGCGGATTAACTGCGAGCAATGCAGCAGCTGCCGGAATCGCAAGACGGGCCATCAGATCTGCAAGTTCCGCAAATGTGAGGAACTGAAGAAGAAGCCCTCTGCTGCTCTGGAGGTAAGATGGAG
- the cxxc5a gene encoding CXXC-type zinc finger protein 5 isoform X3 yields the protein MSSEPSEGGRTDDQERSSSKHHSPAIERRNRSGIISEPLSKSLKNSRTLSQYTAVSSANTNGHTNNNEAKSHSAKPQPAPQPQPTVSALTAAKLDRTLEQVLEGQNGLLHFAQAAALLKRAGMEHMLLPGGMGVGVGGGDAGSGASDLEGTSVTDAVGGPIDFPYGVGGGFPFNPGLFIMTPAGVFLADSALHMAGLAEYPAQSELASAINSGKKKRKRCGMCPPCRRRINCEQCSSCRNRKTGHQICKFRKCEELKKKPSAALEVRWRR from the coding sequence ATGTCTAGCGAGCCGTCGGAGGGGGGTCGGACAGATGACCAGGAGCGGAGTAGCAGCAAACACCACTCTCCTGCCATAGAACGCAGGAACCGCAGCGGCATCATCAGTGAGCCCCTCAGTAAGAGCCTTAAGAACTCACGCACCCTCTCCCAGTACACAGCCGTCTCCTCGGCCAACACCAACGGACACACAAACAATAATGAGGCGAAGAGTCACTCGGCCAAGCCTCAGCCCGCCCCGCAGCCCCAGCCAACCGTCTCTGCACTGACAGCAGCCAAGTTGGACCGAACCCTTGAACAGGTTCTGGAGGGACAGAACGGCCTGCTGCACTTTGCTCAGGCGGCAGCGTTGTTGAAGCGGGCTGGTATGGAGCACATGCTCCTTCCCGGGGGCATGGGAGTAGGAGTTGGCGGAGGAGACGCAGGCTCGGGGGCTAGCGACTTGGAGGGTACGTCTGTCACGGACGCCGTAGGTGGTCCCATTGACTTCCCATATGGAGTAGGGGGTGGTTTCCCTTTCAACCCGGGTCTTTTCATCATGACGCCGGCCGGAGTGTTTCTGGCGGACAGCGCACTGCACATGGCCGGCCTGGCCGAGTACCCGGCACAGAGCGAGCTGGCCTCCGCTATCAACTCCGGGAAAAAGAAGCGAAAACGTTGCGGCATGTGCCCACCTTGTCGACGGCGGATTAACTGCGAGCAATGCAGCAGCTGCCGGAATCGCAAGACGGGCCATCAGATCTGCAAGTTCCGCAAATGTGAGGAACTGAAGAAGAAGCCCTCTGCTGCTCTGGAGGTAAGATGGAG
- the cxxc5a gene encoding CXXC-type zinc finger protein 5 isoform X2: MSSEPSEGGRTDDQERSSSKHHSPAIERRNRSGIISEPLSKSLKNSRTLSQYTAVSSANTNGHTNNNEAKSHSAKPQPAPQPQPTVSALTAAKLDRTLEQVLEGQNGLLHFAQAAALLKRAGMEHMLLPGGMGVGVGGGDAGSGASDLEGTSVTDAVGGPIDFPYGVGGGFPFNPGLFIMTPAGVFLADSALHMAGLAEYPAQSELASAINSGKKKRKRCGMCPPCRRRINCEQCSSCRNRKTGHQICKFRKCEELKKKPSAALEVMLPTGAAFRWFQ; the protein is encoded by the coding sequence ATGTCTAGCGAGCCGTCGGAGGGGGGTCGGACAGATGACCAGGAGCGGAGTAGCAGCAAACACCACTCTCCTGCCATAGAACGCAGGAACCGCAGCGGCATCATCAGTGAGCCCCTCAGTAAGAGCCTTAAGAACTCACGCACCCTCTCCCAGTACACAGCCGTCTCCTCGGCCAACACCAACGGACACACAAACAATAATGAGGCGAAGAGTCACTCGGCCAAGCCTCAGCCCGCCCCGCAGCCCCAGCCAACCGTCTCTGCACTGACAGCAGCCAAGTTGGACCGAACCCTTGAACAGGTTCTGGAGGGACAGAACGGCCTGCTGCACTTTGCTCAGGCGGCAGCGTTGTTGAAGCGGGCTGGTATGGAGCACATGCTCCTTCCCGGGGGCATGGGAGTAGGAGTTGGCGGAGGAGACGCAGGCTCGGGGGCTAGCGACTTGGAGGGTACGTCTGTCACGGACGCCGTAGGTGGTCCCATTGACTTCCCATATGGAGTAGGGGGTGGTTTCCCTTTCAACCCGGGTCTTTTCATCATGACGCCGGCCGGAGTGTTTCTGGCGGACAGCGCACTGCACATGGCCGGCCTGGCCGAGTACCCGGCACAGAGCGAGCTGGCCTCCGCTATCAACTCCGGGAAAAAGAAGCGAAAACGTTGCGGCATGTGCCCACCTTGTCGACGGCGGATTAACTGCGAGCAATGCAGCAGCTGCCGGAATCGCAAGACGGGCCATCAGATCTGCAAGTTCCGCAAATGTGAGGAACTGAAGAAGAAGCCCTCTGCTGCTCTGGAG